A genomic segment from Myxococcota bacterium encodes:
- a CDS encoding SulP family inorganic anion transporter: MATSAASPRFLAQVRAELSLLRTSWRRDLLASVVVFLVALPLCMGIAIASGVPPAAGLVTGIVGGLVVGFLAGAPLQVSGPAAGLTVLVWDIVQSHGLGALGWFVIVAGSVQVAAALAGAGQWFRAVAPAVIHAMLAGIGVLIFASQFHVMVDDAPRGSGIANLLAIPEAIFKGFVPADGSVHFQAAMIGTLTLVLIVSWKAFAPKRLAIVPGPLVAVALATGVASLLALDVNLVNVPERLLDAVVFPQVADLRSLGWTVVGSGIALAFVASAETLLCATAVDKMHDGPRAKFDRELAAQGVGNVVCGAFGGLPMTGVIVRSSANVEAGAKTRASAILHGVWLLLFCAALPFVLARIPTAVLAAVLVFTGYKLVDVAAIRRLATFGKTQVFVYAATLVAIVCVDLLTGVVLGIALSLAKVFYDVSHLHVDLRQSDADAKRFDLVLRGSATVLRLPKLAAALERVPRSAELHVHFDELGYIDHACLDLLMGWEKQHATSGGQLAIDWETLEGRFRTPPGRASSARLVA; the protein is encoded by the coding sequence ATGGCGACGTCCGCGGCCTCCCCCCGCTTCCTCGCCCAGGTGCGCGCCGAGCTCTCGCTCCTGCGCACCTCGTGGCGGCGCGACCTGCTCGCCTCGGTGGTCGTGTTCCTGGTCGCGCTGCCGCTGTGCATGGGCATCGCGATCGCGTCGGGCGTGCCGCCGGCCGCCGGCCTCGTGACGGGCATCGTCGGCGGTCTCGTCGTCGGCTTCCTGGCCGGCGCGCCGCTCCAGGTGAGCGGCCCGGCCGCCGGCCTCACGGTGCTCGTGTGGGACATCGTGCAGTCGCACGGCCTCGGCGCGCTCGGATGGTTCGTGATCGTCGCCGGCAGCGTGCAGGTGGCCGCCGCGCTCGCGGGCGCCGGCCAGTGGTTCCGCGCCGTCGCCCCCGCCGTCATCCACGCGATGCTCGCGGGCATCGGCGTGCTGATCTTCGCGAGCCAGTTCCACGTGATGGTCGACGACGCGCCGCGCGGGAGCGGCATCGCGAACCTGCTCGCGATCCCCGAGGCGATCTTCAAGGGCTTCGTGCCCGCCGACGGGTCCGTGCACTTCCAGGCCGCGATGATCGGCACGCTCACGCTCGTGCTGATCGTGTCGTGGAAGGCGTTCGCGCCGAAGCGGCTCGCCATCGTGCCGGGGCCGCTCGTGGCCGTCGCGCTCGCGACGGGCGTCGCGTCGCTGCTCGCGCTCGACGTGAACCTCGTCAACGTCCCCGAGCGCCTGCTCGACGCCGTCGTCTTCCCGCAGGTCGCCGACCTGCGCTCGCTCGGGTGGACCGTCGTCGGCTCGGGCATCGCGCTCGCGTTCGTCGCGAGCGCGGAGACGCTGCTCTGCGCCACGGCCGTCGACAAGATGCACGACGGCCCGCGCGCGAAGTTCGACCGCGAGCTCGCCGCGCAGGGCGTCGGCAACGTCGTGTGCGGCGCGTTCGGCGGCCTCCCGATGACGGGCGTGATCGTGCGCAGCAGCGCGAACGTCGAGGCGGGCGCGAAGACGCGCGCCTCCGCCATCCTGCACGGTGTGTGGCTATTGCTCTTCTGCGCCGCGCTGCCGTTCGTGCTGGCGCGCATCCCGACGGCCGTGCTCGCGGCCGTGCTCGTGTTCACCGGCTACAAGCTCGTCGACGTCGCGGCGATCCGCCGGCTCGCGACGTTCGGGAAGACGCAGGTCTTCGTCTACGCCGCGACGCTCGTCGCGATCGTGTGCGTCGACCTGCTCACGGGCGTCGTGCTCGGCATCGCGCTGTCGCTCGCGAAGGTCTTCTACGACGTGTCGCATCTCCACGTCGATCTGCGCCAGAGCGACGCGGACGCCAAGCGCTTCGATCTCGTGCTGCGCGGCTCGGCCACGGTGCTGCGGCTGCCGAAGCTCGCCGCCGCGCTCGAGCGCGTGCCACGAAGCGCCGAGCTGCACGTCCACTTCGACGAGCTCGGCTACATCGACCACGCCTGCCTCGACCTGCTCATGGGCTGGGAGAAGCAGCACGCCACGTCGGGCGGCCAGCTCGCGATCGACTGGGAGACGCTCGAAGGCCGCTTCCGCACGCCGCCAGGCCGCGCTTCGTCCGCGCGCCTCGTCGCCTGA
- a CDS encoding efflux RND transporter periplasmic adaptor subunit, with protein MHRSTDSRFAAAGLALALLACGACGEASEDAAPAGAAAAERATPVTVARPERERFVDTIEALGTAGANESVVITAQVTETVSRVRFDDGDVVAAGDVLVELTSREESAQLDQARASYAEAERQFERTRELRREGTASQATLDERTAARDAARARLEELQARMRDRLVRAPFAGVLGLRAVSPGTLVQPGDPITTLDDIDTIKLDFSVPERFLSVLAPGLPVRARAAAYPERTFEGRVRAIDTRIDPTTRAVRVRADLPNPDRALRPGMLLTVELEAHPRDRIALPEQAIVPVGEEQYVFVLDGDSRVRRVALETGRRRAGRVEVLDGLDGGETIVVEGGSMLRPGGLVRVVERDEAAVLDAPPPTRAGG; from the coding sequence ATGCACCGGTCGACGGACAGCCGATTCGCCGCGGCGGGGCTCGCGCTCGCGCTGCTCGCGTGCGGCGCCTGCGGCGAGGCCTCCGAGGACGCGGCGCCGGCCGGCGCGGCGGCCGCCGAGCGCGCCACACCCGTCACCGTCGCGCGCCCCGAGCGCGAGCGCTTCGTCGACACGATCGAGGCGCTCGGCACCGCGGGCGCGAACGAGTCGGTCGTCATCACGGCGCAGGTCACCGAGACGGTGAGCCGCGTGCGCTTCGACGACGGCGACGTCGTCGCGGCGGGCGACGTGCTCGTCGAGCTCACGAGCCGCGAGGAGTCCGCGCAGCTCGACCAGGCGCGCGCGTCGTACGCCGAGGCCGAGCGCCAGTTCGAGCGCACGCGCGAGCTGCGGCGCGAAGGGACGGCCTCGCAGGCGACGCTCGACGAGCGCACGGCCGCGCGCGACGCCGCGCGCGCCCGCCTCGAGGAGCTGCAGGCGCGCATGCGCGATCGGCTCGTGCGCGCGCCGTTCGCGGGCGTGCTCGGGCTGCGCGCGGTGAGCCCGGGGACGCTCGTCCAGCCGGGCGACCCGATCACGACGCTCGACGACATCGACACGATCAAGCTCGACTTCTCGGTGCCCGAGCGCTTCCTGTCCGTGCTCGCGCCCGGCCTGCCGGTGCGCGCGCGCGCCGCCGCCTACCCCGAGCGCACCTTCGAGGGCCGCGTGCGCGCCATCGACACGCGCATCGACCCGACGACGCGCGCCGTGCGCGTGCGCGCCGACCTCCCGAACCCCGACCGCGCGCTGCGCCCCGGCATGCTGCTCACCGTCGAGCTCGAGGCGCATCCGCGCGACCGCATCGCGCTCCCCGAGCAGGCGATCGTCCCCGTCGGCGAGGAGCAGTACGTGTTCGTGCTCGACGGCGACTCGCGCGTGCGGCGCGTCGCACTCGAGACGGGCCGCCGCCGCGCGGGCCGCGTCGAGGTGCTCGACGGCCTCGACGGCGGCGAGACGATCGTCGTCGAAGGCGGCTCGATGCTGCGGCCGGGCGGGCTCGTGCGCGTCGTCGAGCGCGACGAGGCCGCCGTGCTCGACGCGCCGCCCCCGACGCGCGCGGGGGGCTGA
- a CDS encoding aromatic ring-hydroxylating dioxygenase subunit alpha, with protein sequence MRIEDEWRSMLRRFAEHLRGERTSDLGAATMTIAASAYTDPARFELERTRLFREQPLLVGFSRDLPAAGDRMCFDEAGVPVVVARAEDGGVRAFLNLCPHRGTRLVETCERSRRLTCPLHGWSFDLAGRLVGMAQPAAFDGLDRARHGLVALPAAEWAGMIFVRATPGPAIDVPGFLGAMAPLLEALDLGRLERVRLDRMPVATNWKAALDTFAEAYHVPVLHAESLATNLVPFVMLFDHYGRHHRYSGPGLELADRLARPEAEWPTGGYQAVHYLFPNTTIAFTHAFDGATPVASMFRLFPGASVGEAVSLGSTYRRAGEGDVPDEQISHMHDVVCAIVRDEDYRVANASWPSLAAAPPGLRLVLGRSEPLLQRYHRDIADAIGLPLPE encoded by the coding sequence ATGCGGATCGAGGACGAGTGGCGGAGCATGCTGCGCCGCTTCGCCGAGCACCTGCGCGGCGAGCGGACGTCGGACCTCGGCGCGGCGACGATGACGATCGCCGCGAGCGCGTACACCGACCCGGCGCGCTTCGAGCTCGAGCGCACGAGGCTCTTCCGCGAGCAGCCGCTGCTCGTCGGCTTCTCGCGCGACCTCCCGGCCGCGGGCGATCGCATGTGCTTCGACGAGGCCGGCGTCCCCGTCGTCGTCGCGCGCGCCGAGGACGGCGGCGTGCGCGCCTTCCTCAACCTGTGTCCGCACCGCGGCACGCGCCTCGTCGAGACGTGCGAGCGCTCGCGCCGGCTCACGTGCCCGCTCCACGGGTGGAGCTTCGATCTCGCGGGCCGGCTCGTCGGCATGGCGCAGCCGGCGGCCTTCGACGGCCTCGACCGCGCGCGGCACGGGCTCGTCGCGCTCCCCGCGGCGGAGTGGGCGGGGATGATCTTCGTGCGCGCGACGCCCGGGCCGGCGATCGACGTGCCCGGCTTCCTCGGGGCGATGGCGCCGCTGCTCGAGGCGCTCGACCTCGGGCGCCTCGAGCGCGTGCGGCTCGACCGCATGCCGGTCGCCACGAACTGGAAGGCGGCGCTCGACACGTTCGCCGAGGCCTATCACGTGCCCGTGCTGCACGCGGAATCGCTCGCGACGAACCTCGTGCCCTTCGTGATGCTGTTCGACCACTACGGGCGGCATCACCGCTACAGCGGGCCGGGCCTCGAGCTCGCGGACCGGCTCGCGCGCCCGGAGGCCGAGTGGCCGACGGGCGGCTACCAGGCGGTCCACTACCTCTTCCCGAACACGACCATCGCGTTCACGCACGCGTTCGACGGCGCGACGCCGGTCGCGTCGATGTTCCGGCTCTTCCCCGGCGCGAGCGTCGGCGAGGCCGTGTCGCTCGGGTCGACGTATCGGCGCGCGGGCGAAGGCGACGTGCCCGACGAGCAGATCTCGCACATGCACGACGTCGTCTGCGCCATCGTGCGCGACGAGGACTACCGCGTCGCGAACGCGAGCTGGCCGAGCCTCGCGGCGGCGCCGCCCGGGCTCCGTCTCGTGCTCGGCCGCAGCGAGCCGCTGCTCCAGCGCTACCACCGCGACATCGCCGACGCGATCGGGCTCCCGCTGCCGGAGTGA
- a CDS encoding efflux RND transporter permease subunit, whose product MFLSDVSVRRPVLATVLSALVVSFGVLSLGGLPLREMPDVDPPIVSVTTTYPGASAAVIENRITKPFEDQLNGIEGVRTVESTSTDGSSTITIEFELSRDIEEAANDVRERVARAVEDLPDEADPPEVLKADADASPIMWLNLGSETRDSLELTDYAERYLVDRFAVLDGVARIRLSGERKRAMRIWVDRVALAARRLTVVDLEDALRRENVELPAGRLESQQRDFAVRVERGYGTERDFEQLVVARGPDGYLVRLGEVARVEIGPEEWRTDYRGNGLPRLGLGIVKQSGANTTAVAARVREQVERIAPELPADMDLYVSWDSSEFVQAAVDEVYSTFAIAMLLVVVVIYLFLGTKRAALIPAVTVPICIVGSFTFFFAFGLSLNMLTLLALVLSIGLVVDDSIVVLENVQRRIELGEEPLLAAQRGAREVGFAVIATTLVVIAVFVPIAFLEGATGRLFRELAVTVAATIGLSSLIALTLSVMMCSKLLVAKERDGGLARVANDAIEAMRARYATALRATLRRPAYVGVALAAVLASIAVLFRLVPTELEPFEDRGGFMVVLLGPEGASFDYSVAHMREVEHRILFPLVDQGEVRTAITRVPGFGYGEGMNTGWGIVVMEPWSERELGAQEIMGLISAQGQDIAGVRVFAVSPGGMGRRGSGRDVQFVLRASSHEEASAWQERLLARADEVPGLVAPEGDFKPTRPEVRVVVDRARAADLGVSIADVSRTLETMLGSRQVGTFVERGEEYPVILQALESQRSDPRDLTNLYVRSSRSAELIPLSSVVGLRELADASALRRFDRLSAATIEGSVAPGHTLGEVLDGLAALARDELPSTAQIDYKGVSREFRESSAAAYFTFGLALLIVFLVLSAQFESFVHPFVIMLTVPLAVAGALFGLWLLGGSINIYSQIGMTILIGLAAKNGILVVEFANQLRSAGVAFGEAVVQAAETRLRPILMTGLSTALGALPLLFGGGPGAGGRRAIGVVVVAGVTFATFFTLFVVPAAYAVLARRTQLPDAVARRLEALEIAAEREGLAAE is encoded by the coding sequence ATGTTCCTCTCGGACGTCTCCGTCCGCCGCCCCGTGCTCGCCACCGTGCTGTCCGCGCTCGTCGTGTCGTTCGGCGTCCTGTCGCTCGGCGGCCTCCCGCTGCGCGAGATGCCCGACGTCGACCCGCCGATCGTCTCGGTGACGACCACCTACCCGGGCGCCTCGGCCGCGGTGATCGAGAACCGCATCACCAAGCCGTTCGAGGACCAGCTGAACGGCATCGAGGGCGTGCGGACGGTCGAGTCGACGAGCACGGACGGGAGCTCGACGATCACGATCGAGTTCGAGCTGTCGCGCGACATCGAGGAGGCGGCGAACGACGTGCGCGAGCGCGTGGCGCGCGCCGTCGAGGACCTCCCCGACGAGGCCGACCCGCCCGAGGTGCTGAAGGCCGACGCCGACGCGAGCCCCATCATGTGGCTCAACCTCGGCAGCGAGACGCGCGACTCGCTCGAGCTCACGGACTACGCGGAGCGCTACCTCGTCGACCGCTTCGCCGTGCTCGACGGCGTCGCGCGCATCCGGCTCTCCGGCGAGCGCAAGCGCGCGATGCGCATCTGGGTCGACCGCGTGGCGCTCGCCGCGCGCCGCCTCACGGTCGTCGACCTCGAGGACGCGCTGCGGCGCGAGAACGTGGAGCTGCCCGCCGGCCGCCTCGAGTCGCAGCAGCGCGACTTCGCCGTGCGCGTCGAACGCGGCTACGGCACCGAGCGCGACTTCGAGCAGCTCGTCGTCGCGCGCGGGCCCGACGGCTACCTGGTGCGCCTCGGCGAGGTCGCGCGCGTCGAGATCGGCCCCGAGGAGTGGCGCACGGACTACCGCGGCAACGGACTGCCGCGGCTCGGGCTCGGCATCGTCAAGCAGTCGGGCGCGAACACGACGGCGGTCGCCGCGCGCGTGCGCGAGCAGGTCGAGCGGATCGCGCCCGAGCTGCCCGCCGACATGGATCTGTACGTCTCGTGGGACAGCTCGGAGTTCGTGCAGGCCGCGGTCGACGAGGTGTACTCGACGTTCGCGATCGCGATGCTGCTCGTCGTCGTCGTGATCTACCTGTTCCTCGGGACGAAGCGCGCGGCGCTGATCCCCGCCGTCACGGTGCCGATCTGCATCGTCGGGAGCTTCACGTTCTTCTTCGCGTTCGGGCTGTCGCTCAACATGCTGACGCTGCTCGCGCTCGTGCTGTCGATCGGGCTCGTCGTCGACGACTCGATCGTGGTGCTCGAGAACGTGCAGCGGAGGATCGAGCTGGGCGAGGAGCCGCTGCTCGCGGCGCAGCGCGGCGCGCGCGAAGTCGGCTTCGCGGTGATCGCGACGACGCTCGTGGTGATCGCCGTGTTCGTGCCCATCGCCTTCCTCGAGGGCGCGACGGGCCGGCTCTTCCGCGAGCTCGCGGTCACGGTCGCGGCGACGATCGGCCTCTCGAGCCTGATCGCGCTCACGCTGTCGGTGATGATGTGCTCGAAGCTGCTCGTCGCGAAGGAGCGCGACGGCGGCCTCGCGCGCGTCGCGAACGACGCGATCGAGGCGATGCGCGCGCGCTACGCCACGGCGCTGCGCGCGACGCTCCGGCGCCCGGCCTACGTCGGCGTCGCGCTCGCGGCGGTGCTGGCGTCGATCGCCGTGCTCTTCCGGCTCGTGCCGACCGAGCTCGAGCCGTTCGAGGACCGCGGCGGCTTCATGGTCGTGCTGCTCGGCCCGGAGGGCGCGAGCTTCGACTACTCCGTGGCGCACATGCGCGAGGTCGAGCACCGCATCCTGTTCCCGCTCGTCGACCAGGGCGAGGTGCGCACCGCCATCACGCGCGTGCCCGGCTTCGGCTACGGCGAGGGCATGAACACGGGCTGGGGCATCGTCGTGATGGAGCCGTGGTCGGAGCGCGAGCTCGGCGCGCAGGAGATCATGGGACTGATCTCCGCGCAGGGACAGGACATCGCGGGCGTGCGCGTGTTCGCGGTGAGCCCGGGCGGCATGGGCCGCCGCGGCTCGGGGCGCGACGTGCAGTTCGTGCTGCGCGCGAGCAGCCACGAGGAGGCGAGCGCCTGGCAGGAGCGCCTGCTCGCGCGCGCGGACGAGGTGCCGGGGCTCGTCGCGCCCGAGGGCGACTTCAAGCCGACGCGGCCCGAGGTGCGCGTCGTCGTCGACCGCGCGCGCGCGGCGGACCTCGGCGTGTCGATCGCGGACGTGAGCCGCACGCTCGAGACGATGCTCGGCTCGCGCCAGGTCGGGACGTTCGTCGAGCGCGGCGAGGAGTACCCCGTCATCCTGCAGGCACTCGAGAGCCAGCGCTCCGACCCGCGCGACCTCACGAACCTCTACGTGCGCTCGTCGCGCTCGGCCGAGCTGATCCCGCTCTCGAGCGTGGTCGGGCTGCGCGAGCTCGCGGATGCCTCGGCGCTGCGGCGCTTCGACCGCCTCTCCGCGGCGACGATCGAAGGCAGCGTCGCGCCGGGCCACACGCTCGGCGAGGTGCTCGACGGCCTCGCCGCGCTCGCGCGCGACGAGCTCCCGAGCACGGCGCAGATCGACTACAAGGGCGTGTCGCGCGAGTTCCGCGAGTCGAGCGCGGCGGCCTACTTCACGTTCGGGCTCGCGCTGCTGATCGTGTTCCTCGTGCTCTCCGCGCAGTTCGAGAGCTTCGTGCACCCGTTCGTGATCATGCTGACGGTGCCGCTCGCGGTGGCCGGCGCGCTGTTCGGGCTGTGGCTCCTCGGCGGGAGCATCAACATCTACAGCCAGATCGGCATGACGATCCTGATCGGCCTCGCCGCGAAGAACGGCATCCTGGTCGTCGAGTTCGCGAACCAGCTTCGCTCGGCGGGCGTGGCGTTCGGCGAGGCCGTCGTGCAGGCCGCGGAGACGCGCCTGCGCCCCATCCTGATGACGGGGCTCTCGACGGCGCTCGGCGCGTTGCCGCTGCTCTTCGGCGGCGGGCCGGGCGCGGGCGGGCGGCGCGCGATCGGCGTCGTCGTCGTCGCGGGCGTCACGTTCGCGACGTTCTTCACGCTGTTCGTCGTGCCCGCGGCGTACGCGGTCCTCGCGCGCCGCACGCAGCTCCCCGACGCCGTCGCGCGCCGGCTCGAGGCGCTCGAGATCGCGGCCGAGCGCGAGGGGCTCGCGGCCGAGTAG
- a CDS encoding acyl-CoA dehydrogenase family protein, which translates to MQDAHATHAVFNQVPELDGLDLFGVDPTLQRAVDAFGGGFGREALSAYGALAGGPLAAAGELANRHVPELRTHDRRGHRIDVVEYHPAYHELMRAAIAHGVHGLPWESPREGAHVVRAALELLHNQADSGTDCPVTMTFASIPTLRANPALAALWEPRVLSRRYDPRDLPADAKEGLTLGMAMTEKQGGTDVRANTTTARATGERDAGGEVALLTGHKWFCSAPMSDGFLVLAQWDGALSCFLMPRWRPDGTRNAISIQRLKDKLGNRSNASSEIELRDAFAWAVGPRGRGVATIIQMVALTRFDCMVGSTAIMRHAALHVLHHIRHRAVGGRRLVDQPLMRAVAADLALETEAALWLSMRVAAALDAREADPREALLVRLATALGKYWVCKRAPQHVNEAQECLGGLGYVEEHVLPRLCREAPVNSIWEGSGNVQCLDVLRAIAREPETLGVLRDELGRARGASRAYDRACDALPDVVAAAVADESRARVAAERMAVLLQAGLLLRHAEPAVADAFVDARLEPRSLAYGSLADDGAVASLLDTFALD; encoded by the coding sequence ATGCAGGACGCGCACGCGACGCACGCGGTCTTCAACCAGGTGCCCGAGCTCGACGGGCTCGACCTGTTCGGCGTCGACCCGACGCTGCAGCGCGCGGTCGACGCCTTCGGCGGCGGCTTCGGGCGCGAGGCGCTCTCCGCCTACGGCGCCCTCGCGGGCGGCCCGCTCGCCGCGGCGGGCGAGCTCGCGAACCGCCACGTCCCCGAGCTGCGCACGCACGACCGGCGCGGCCACCGCATCGACGTCGTCGAGTACCACCCCGCGTATCACGAGCTCATGCGCGCGGCGATCGCGCACGGCGTGCACGGCCTGCCGTGGGAGTCGCCGCGCGAGGGCGCGCACGTGGTGCGCGCCGCGCTCGAGCTGCTCCACAACCAGGCCGACTCGGGCACCGACTGCCCCGTCACGATGACCTTCGCGTCGATTCCGACGCTGCGCGCGAACCCCGCGCTCGCCGCGCTCTGGGAGCCGCGCGTCCTCTCGCGCCGCTACGACCCGCGCGACCTCCCCGCCGACGCCAAGGAAGGGCTCACGCTCGGCATGGCGATGACGGAGAAGCAGGGCGGCACCGACGTGCGCGCGAACACGACGACCGCGCGCGCGACGGGCGAGCGCGACGCGGGCGGCGAGGTCGCGCTGCTCACCGGCCACAAGTGGTTCTGCTCGGCGCCGATGTCGGACGGGTTCCTCGTGCTGGCCCAGTGGGACGGCGCGCTGTCGTGCTTCCTGATGCCGCGCTGGCGGCCCGACGGCACGCGCAACGCGATCTCCATCCAGCGGCTCAAGGACAAGCTCGGCAACCGCTCGAACGCGTCGAGCGAGATCGAGCTGCGCGACGCGTTCGCGTGGGCGGTCGGGCCGCGCGGCCGCGGCGTCGCGACGATCATCCAGATGGTCGCGCTCACGCGCTTCGACTGCATGGTCGGGTCGACCGCGATCATGCGGCACGCCGCGCTGCACGTGCTCCACCACATCCGCCACCGCGCCGTCGGCGGGCGCCGGCTCGTCGACCAGCCGCTCATGCGCGCGGTCGCGGCCGACCTCGCGCTCGAGACCGAGGCGGCGCTGTGGCTCTCGATGCGGGTCGCCGCGGCGCTCGACGCGCGCGAGGCCGACCCGCGCGAGGCGCTCCTCGTGCGCCTCGCGACGGCGCTCGGCAAGTACTGGGTGTGCAAGCGCGCGCCGCAGCACGTGAACGAGGCGCAGGAGTGTCTGGGCGGGCTCGGCTACGTCGAGGAGCACGTGCTCCCGCGGCTGTGCCGCGAGGCGCCGGTGAACTCGATCTGGGAGGGGAGCGGCAACGTGCAGTGCCTCGACGTGCTGCGCGCGATCGCGCGCGAGCCGGAGACGCTCGGCGTGCTGCGCGACGAGCTCGGGCGCGCGCGCGGCGCGAGCCGCGCCTACGACCGCGCCTGCGACGCGCTGCCCGACGTCGTCGCCGCGGCCGTCGCGGACGAGTCGCGTGCGCGCGTCGCCGCCGAGCGCATGGCGGTGCTGCTCCAGGCGGGGCTCCTGCTGCGCCACGCCGAGCCCGCGGTCGCCGACGCCTTCGTCGACGCGCGGCTCGAGCCGCGCTCGCTCGCCTACGGGAGCCTCGCGGACGACGGCGCCGTCGCGTCGCTGCTCGACACGTTCGCGCTCGACTAG
- a CDS encoding LysR family transcriptional regulator, with translation MALDWLNFHHLLYFRSVAREGGVVRAATQLRVSPATVSAQLKQLEEQIGGRLFLRTGRRLVLTDLGRTVLRYADGVFDLGEELKAAVRLGEDPLPQRFTVGLSMVVPKLIAHRLLAPAIEMEKPVELVCLEGRSEVLLADLATYAIDLILSDAPRGPNVAVRAFDHLLGESSVSFFATAPLAKRLARGFPRSLDGAPMLLPTPDAGLRSTLEHWFQELGIRPRAVASIDDAALIKVFGATGAGVFTAPSAIENEVVKQYGVTRIARVDALRERYYAITVERRLRHPAMVAISESARGGELAP, from the coding sequence ATGGCACTCGACTGGCTCAACTTCCACCACCTCCTCTACTTCCGCTCCGTCGCGCGCGAGGGCGGCGTCGTGCGGGCGGCCACCCAGCTGCGCGTGAGCCCGGCGACGGTGAGCGCGCAGCTCAAGCAGCTCGAGGAGCAGATCGGCGGGCGCCTCTTCCTCCGCACCGGGCGCCGGCTCGTGCTGACCGACCTCGGCCGCACCGTGCTCCGCTACGCCGACGGCGTCTTCGACCTCGGCGAGGAGCTGAAGGCGGCCGTGCGGCTGGGCGAGGACCCGCTGCCGCAGCGCTTCACCGTCGGGCTCTCGATGGTGGTGCCGAAGCTGATCGCGCACCGTCTGCTCGCCCCGGCGATCGAGATGGAGAAGCCGGTCGAGCTCGTCTGCCTCGAGGGCCGCTCCGAGGTGCTGCTCGCCGACCTCGCGACCTACGCGATCGATCTCATCCTCTCCGACGCGCCGCGCGGGCCCAACGTGGCGGTGCGCGCGTTCGACCACCTGCTCGGCGAGAGCAGCGTCTCGTTCTTCGCCACGGCGCCGCTCGCGAAGCGCCTGGCGAGGGGCTTCCCGCGCAGCCTCGACGGGGCGCCCATGCTGCTGCCGACGCCCGACGCCGGGCTCCGCAGCACGCTCGAGCACTGGTTCCAGGAGCTCGGCATCCGGCCGCGCGCCGTCGCGAGCATCGACGACGCCGCGCTCATCAAGGTGTTCGGCGCGACGGGCGCCGGCGTCTTCACGGCGCCGTCGGCGATCGAGAACGAAGTCGTCAAGCAGTACGGCGTCACGCGCATCGCACGCGTCGACGCGCTGCGCGAGCGCTACTACGCGATCACGGTGGAGCGGCGGCTCCGCCACCCCGCGATGGTCGCGATCTCGGAGAGCGCGCGCGGCGGGGAGCTCGCGCCGTAG
- a CDS encoding carbonic anhydrase encodes MERVFAGIQQFRKDVFPRRRQHFEALAGGQKPELLLITCSDSRIDPALLTQTDPGDIFVVRNAGNIVPPYGDGSGAEAATVQFGIEVLGIRHVAVCGHTHCGAVAALRQPGSADALPAVKQWIEHARPSLERGVEVRAASDALTRTVAANVLTQLDHLRTHPSVAAAEARGELELHGWIYDFERGDLLVSDARGAFASIATRRSEAA; translated from the coding sequence ATGGAACGAGTCTTCGCAGGCATCCAGCAGTTCCGGAAGGACGTCTTCCCGCGCCGGCGGCAGCACTTCGAGGCGCTCGCCGGCGGACAGAAGCCCGAGCTCCTGCTGATCACGTGCTCGGACTCCCGCATCGATCCCGCCCTCCTCACCCAGACCGACCCCGGCGACATCTTCGTGGTCCGCAACGCGGGCAACATCGTGCCGCCCTACGGCGACGGCAGCGGCGCCGAGGCCGCCACGGTGCAGTTCGGCATCGAGGTGCTCGGCATCCGCCACGTCGCGGTGTGCGGCCACACGCACTGCGGCGCCGTCGCGGCGCTCCGGCAGCCGGGCTCCGCCGACGCGCTCCCGGCCGTGAAGCAGTGGATCGAGCACGCGCGCCCCTCGCTCGAGCGCGGCGTCGAGGTGCGCGCGGCGAGCGATGCGCTGACGCGCACCGTCGCGGCCAACGTGCTCACGCAGCTCGACCACCTCCGCACGCACCCGAGCGTCGCCGCCGCCGAGGCGCGCGGCGAGCTCGAGCTCCACGGCTGGATCTACGACTTCGAGCGCGGCGATCTGCTGGTCTCGGACGCGCGCGGCGCGTTCGCGTCGATCGCGACCCGTCGCAGCGAGGCGGCGTGA